Proteins from a genomic interval of Phlebotomus papatasi isolate M1 chromosome 3, Ppap_2.1, whole genome shotgun sequence:
- the LOC129805288 gene encoding uncharacterized protein LOC129805288 — protein sequence MISNTKNPMCMHRIQKDDKDDSSSLVNFDQVQSLLKSFSLQVDLAFAEINHGILDYITHVFPNTDSIEDFHKIWSWKKLDWLQGANEMPKELLEPVPQDYQDKICSMDWTKADTLLTKLLIMEDKYHRLDMGLDKIIEHYKNNPTVRNQSNVITFITRLKDKTSKIKWSLSSLLESLNYDKATLEASNSNPMPKDYVNKETPDLEHWVILREIMNYLELCQVELKIILESIQRSEKISP from the exons ATGATCAGCAACACGAAAAATCCCATGTGCATGCACAGAATACAAAAAGATGATAAGGATGACTCCAGCAGTCTTGTGAACTTCGATCAGGTCCAGAGTCTCCTGAAATCATTCAGTTTGCAAGTTGACCTTGCCTTTGCTGAAATTAACCACGGGATTCTAGACTAT ATAACTCATGTGTTCCCTAACACGGATTCCATCGAAGATTTTCACAAGATTTGGTCTTGGAAAAAATTGGACTGGCTGCAAGGTGCAAATGAGATGCCCAAGGAATTGTTGGAACCTGTACCTCAAGATTACCAGGATAAAATATGCTCAATGGATTGGACGAAGGCGGATACG CTCTTGACCAAACTTCTGATTATGGAGGACAAGTATCATCGACTCGATATGGGGCTTGATAAGATTATTGAGCATTACAAGAATAATCCTACAGTTCGGAATCAATCAAACGTTATTACATTCATTACGCGGCTGAAGGATAAAACGTCAAAAATCAAATGGTCTCTGTCTTCACTCCTCGAGTCCCTCAACTATGACAAAGCAACTCTTGAAGCTAGTAACTCCAATCCAATGCCTAAAGATTATGTGAACAAGGAAACACCAGATTTGGAACATTGGGTGATTCTTCGGGAAATTATGAACTATCTAGAACTTTGCCAGGTGGAATTGAAGATCATTCTTGAAAGCATACAGAGATCAGAAAAAATATCTCCCTGA